One genomic window of Camelina sativa cultivar DH55 chromosome 5, Cs, whole genome shotgun sequence includes the following:
- the LOC104789252 gene encoding uncharacterized protein LOC104789252: protein MAVSKTNRPDRLVWHFTKSGKYSVKTGYRVARELIAEVEYGPTCTALRAQSWELDVPPKIQHFFWQIASGTLPVLERLAHRGIRCDTRCKRCDLTAETINHALFECPRSRQIWELTPVSLDPQRFPYASIYANLDFIFWRASSQSGVTDIALQLPWIIWSLWKDRNKKVFQGIEAEPNDILGQAANDKALWEEAKAFSRGHMAPTPPLEDRIFSSCCQIDGSWKGSDPFQGLGWWYCNDEGSTLLLGARSFRRGSTPLHAELQALLWAMEALLEAGVDCQAYETDCAELVEMVQTPDDWPAFANLMEDFSLLRSSFPSFTLSKIPRESNARADCLARFSRSLPSETSFVNSYPPFWATNRGVLF from the coding sequence ATGGCAGTCAGTAAGACTAATAGACCGGATCGTCTAGTttggcattttactaagtcGGGGAAATACTCGGTGAAGACCGGGTATCGGGTCGCTCGGGAATTAATTGCGGAAGTTGAATACGGCCCAACGTGTACGGCTTTAAGGGCTCAATCCTGGGAACTTGACGTCCCCCCGAAGATCCAACACTTTTTCTGGCAGATCGCTTCAGGTACTCTTCCAGTTCTAGAACGGTTAGCACATCGGGGTATTCGGTGTGATACACGGTGCAAAAGATGTGACTTAACAGCAGAGACTATAAATCACGCGCTTTTTGAGTGTCCTCGGTCGCGACAGATTTGGGAGTTGACTCCGGTATCTTTGGACCCCCAACGCTTTCCATATGCCTCAATATATGCGaatttagactttattttttggcgggcATCTTCCCAGTCGGGTGTCACGGATATAGCTTTACAGCTTCCATGGATCATTTGGTCTCTTTGGaaagatagaaataaaaagGTATTCCAAGGCATAGAGGCTGAACCAAATGATATTCTCGGTCAGGCGGCCAATGATAAAGCACTTTGGGAGGAGGCCAAAGCTTTTTCGAGAGGACACATGGCACCAACGCCACCTTTAGAGGATAGGATCTTTTCCTCATGCTGTCAGATAGACGGTTCATGGAAAGGCTCAGATCCTTTTCAGGGTCTGGGTTGGTGGTACTGTAATGATGAAGGTTCGACGCTGCTTCTGGGAGCAAGAAGTTTTCGTCGTGGATCTACGCCCCTTCATGCGGAGCTGCAAGCCCTACTTTGGGCGATGGAGGCTCTCTTGGAGGCTGGGGTGGACTGTCAAGCCtacgagacggattgtgcagagttAGTCGAGATGGTGCAGACTCCAGATGACTGGCCGGCCTTCGCGAATTTGATGGAGGACTTCTCATTGCTCAGATCGTCATTCCCTTCCTTCACCCTTTCCAAGATCCCTCGGGAGTCCAATGCCAGAGCTGACTGTCTGGCCCGCTTTTCAAGATCTTTGCcttctgaaacttcttttgtaaacagCTATCCTCCATTTTGGGCTACCAATCgtggagttctcttttaa